A genomic window from Cricetulus griseus strain 17A/GY chromosome 4, alternate assembly CriGri-PICRH-1.0, whole genome shotgun sequence includes:
- the LOC100754472 gene encoding olfactory receptor 145-like, whose amino-acid sequence MTAKNSSVTEFILAGLTDHPGLRLPLFFLFLGFYMATVVGNLGLISLIGLNSHLHTPMYFFLFNLSAIDSCYSSTISPKMLMSFISKKNVISHSGCMTQLFFFCFFVISESFILSAMAYDRYVAICHPLMYMVTMSPQVCFLLLLGVYLMGFVGAMAHTISMVRLNFCAENLVNHYMCDILPLLERSCTSTYVNELVVFIFVSFDIGVPIVTIFISYTLILSSILQMHSTEGRSKAFSTCSSHMIVVCLFFGSGAFMYLKPPSILSLDQGKVSSLFYTIVVPMLNPLIYSLRNKDVKVALRKTLVRRIFS is encoded by the coding sequence ATGACTGCCAAGAATTCCTCTGTGACAGAGTTCATCCTGGCAGGCCTGACAGACCATCCAGGACTCCGCCTGCCCCTCTTCTTCCTGTTCCTGGGTTTCTACATGGCCACCGTGGTGGGGAACCTGGGCTTGATCTCCCTGATAGGACTGAACTCTCACTTGCACACCcccatgtatttctttctcttcaatCTTTCTGCAATAGATTCCTGCTATTCCTCTACCATCTCCCCAAAAATGCTGATGAGTTTTATCTCAAAGAAGAATGTTATCTCCCACTCGGGATGTATGAcccagctctttttcttttgtttctttgtaatctCTGAGTCCTTCATTCTGTCAGCCATGGCATATGATCGTTATGTCGCCATCTGTCACCCCCTGATGTATATGGTTACCATGTCTCCCCAGGTGTGTTTTCTCCTTTTGCTTGGTGTGTATTTAATGGGCTTTGTTGGAGCCATGGCCCACACAATATCCATGGTGAGACTGAACTTTTGTGCTGAAAACCTTGTCAACCATTACATGTGTGACATCCTTCCCCTTCTGGAACGCTCTTGTACTAGCACCTATGTGAATGAGCTGGTAGTCTTTATTTTTGTGAGCTTTGATATTGGTGTACCCATTGTCACCATCTTCATTTCTTATACCCTCATTCTCTCTAGCATTCTTCAAATGCATTCTACAGAGGGCAGGTCCAAGGCCTTCAGCACCTGCAGCTCCCACATGATTGTGGTCTGTCTTTTCTTTGGGTCTGGGGCTTTTATGTACCTCAAGCCACCTTCCATTTTGTCCCTTGACCAAGGAAAAGTGTCTTCCTTGTTCTATACCATTGTGGTGCCCATGTTGAACCCTCTGATCTATAGCTTGAGAAATAAGGATGTCAAAGTTGCTCTGAGGAAAACCCTTGTCAGGAGAATATTTTCTTGA